One genomic segment of Pseudomonas fortuita includes these proteins:
- the lysA gene encoding diaminopimelate decarboxylase, producing the protein MTAPFSLLAEAVRQHGSPLWAYDASTIAERVEQLNVFDTVRFAQKANPNLHVLRLMRAHGLVLDAVSLGEMERAFAAGASVDGDPAGVVLTCDALDRPTLERVVAEKIEVNAGSIDMLRQLGERSPGHRVWVRINPGFGHGHSRKTNTGGENSKHGIWHEELDEALACIKAHGLHLVGVHMHIGSGVDYQHLEQVARSMIELIGRLGVDIEAFSIGGGLSTPYRSTDKPVDLQRYAQTWAVARKEIEAMLGHPVRMEIEPGRFLVAESGYLVAEVRAVKQVGRNTFVMIDAGFNDLMRPAMYGAYHGMTLLDANGQPVDRPRQPTVVAGPLCESGDVFTQDDQELTPQDLPQAQVGDLLVIHDAGAYGASMSSNYNSRPLLPEFLIEDGALRMIRRRQTVQELLSLEAGF; encoded by the coding sequence ATGACCGCACCCTTCTCCCTTCTGGCCGAGGCGGTTCGCCAGCACGGCTCGCCGCTGTGGGCGTACGACGCCAGTACCATCGCCGAGCGTGTCGAGCAGTTGAACGTATTCGACACCGTACGCTTCGCCCAGAAAGCCAACCCCAACCTGCATGTGCTACGCCTGATGCGCGCCCACGGCCTGGTGCTGGATGCCGTGTCGCTGGGTGAAATGGAGCGGGCCTTCGCTGCGGGTGCAAGCGTGGACGGTGATCCTGCCGGCGTGGTGCTGACGTGCGACGCGCTGGACCGGCCAACCCTGGAGCGCGTGGTGGCAGAAAAGATCGAAGTCAACGCCGGCTCCATCGACATGCTGCGCCAACTGGGTGAGCGCTCGCCCGGCCACCGCGTGTGGGTCCGCATCAACCCGGGCTTCGGCCATGGCCACAGCCGCAAGACCAACACCGGCGGCGAAAACAGCAAGCACGGCATCTGGCACGAGGAACTGGACGAGGCGCTGGCATGCATCAAGGCCCATGGCCTGCACCTGGTAGGCGTGCACATGCACATTGGTTCCGGGGTGGACTACCAGCACCTGGAACAGGTGGCTCGCTCGATGATCGAGCTGATCGGCCGCCTGGGCGTGGACATCGAGGCGTTCTCCATAGGTGGCGGGCTGTCCACCCCTTACCGCAGCACTGACAAGCCGGTCGACCTGCAGCGCTACGCCCAGACCTGGGCGGTGGCGCGCAAGGAAATCGAAGCCATGCTGGGTCACCCCGTGCGCATGGAGATTGAGCCTGGGCGCTTCCTGGTGGCCGAGTCGGGCTACCTGGTAGCAGAAGTGCGTGCCGTCAAGCAAGTGGGCCGCAATACCTTCGTCATGATCGACGCCGGCTTCAACGACCTGATGCGCCCGGCGATGTACGGCGCCTATCACGGCATGACCCTGCTCGACGCCAACGGCCAGCCGGTGGACCGCCCACGGCAGCCGACTGTTGTGGCCGGGCCATTGTGCGAATCGGGTGACGTGTTCACCCAGGATGACCAGGAACTGACCCCGCAGGACCTGCCTCAGGCACAGGTGGGCGACCTGCTGGTGATCCATGATGCCGGCGCCTACGGTGCATCGATGTCGTCGAACTACAACAGCCGGCCGTTACTGCCGGAGTTTCTGATCGAGGACGGGGCGCTGCGGATGATTCGCCGGCGGCAGACGGTGCAGGAGCTGCTGAGCCTGGAGGCCGGGTTCTAA
- a CDS encoding sigma-70 family RNA polymerase sigma factor, with protein MSTLDPQALHQLYSENNSWLKGWLRARLGNAADASDLAHDTFLRVMTARNPLPIREPRSYLSAIARALLIDKARRRSIEKAYLQALALRPEPVDVSPEVRLSIIEMLVAVDSLLDELGAKTRAIFLAVQLEGLTYGAAAERFGVSVTTVKNHLIKAMTRCLLVVEG; from the coding sequence ATGTCGACGCTCGATCCCCAGGCCCTGCACCAGCTGTACAGCGAAAACAACAGCTGGCTGAAGGGCTGGCTGCGCGCCCGCCTGGGCAACGCCGCCGATGCTTCCGACCTGGCGCACGACACGTTCTTGCGGGTAATGACCGCGCGTAATCCGTTGCCGATCCGCGAGCCGCGCAGCTACCTCAGCGCTATAGCCCGCGCGCTGCTGATCGACAAAGCCCGCCGTCGCTCCATCGAAAAAGCCTACCTGCAAGCCCTGGCCCTGCGCCCGGAGCCGGTTGACGTCTCGCCGGAGGTGCGCTTGTCCATCATAGAAATGCTGGTGGCCGTGGACAGCCTGCTCGACGAACTCGGCGCCAAGACCCGCGCCATTTTCCTTGCCGTTCAACTTGAAGGCCTGACCTACGGTGCTGCGGCTGAGCGTTTCGGCGTGTCGGTTACCACCGTGAAGAACCACCTGATCAAGGCGATGACCCGCTGCCTGCTGGTAGTTGAAGGCTGA
- a CDS encoding FecR domain-containing protein, which yields MDLKTLEAAATWYVQLNDGACDETRTQAWRQWLQASPHHAAAWARVEKLQQQWAMVPAQAALSSLGAAQAQRRDVLKVLGLLVAMGGGSWLAAEQVPYRALLAQQRTGTGERRTLALADGSQLELNVGTALDVRYDTKVRAIQLYQGEILVRPVSEVQHRPFIVHTEDGSILARSTEFSIRKLAHKTRVGVLQASVEVRPQRHVERRLQLQAGQQVSFDQNDFATPHALPVDSTAWRHGMLSVNDWRLGDFLEELGRYRPGVLRCASSIQAMSISGAFRIDDTDIALANLPKTLPVKLRYLSRYWVSVEPA from the coding sequence ATGGATCTCAAGACACTCGAAGCCGCTGCCACCTGGTATGTGCAGCTCAACGATGGCGCCTGCGACGAGACCCGCACCCAGGCGTGGCGGCAATGGCTGCAGGCCAGCCCGCACCACGCTGCCGCCTGGGCGCGGGTGGAGAAGCTGCAGCAGCAATGGGCCATGGTGCCCGCGCAAGCAGCATTGTCCAGCCTTGGCGCTGCGCAGGCGCAGCGCCGCGATGTGCTGAAAGTGCTGGGCCTGCTGGTAGCCATGGGTGGCGGCAGCTGGCTGGCAGCCGAACAGGTGCCCTATCGCGCCTTGCTGGCACAGCAACGCACCGGCACGGGTGAGCGACGCACCCTAGCGCTGGCGGACGGCTCGCAGCTGGAGCTGAACGTGGGTACCGCGCTGGATGTACGCTATGACACGAAGGTGCGGGCGATTCAGCTGTACCAGGGAGAAATACTGGTCAGGCCTGTCAGCGAGGTGCAGCACCGTCCGTTCATCGTGCACACCGAGGACGGCAGTATCCTTGCCCGCAGCACCGAGTTCAGCATCCGCAAACTCGCGCACAAGACGCGCGTCGGGGTACTGCAGGCCAGTGTCGAGGTTCGCCCGCAGCGCCACGTTGAGCGGAGGCTGCAACTGCAAGCCGGGCAGCAGGTGAGTTTTGACCAGAATGACTTCGCCACCCCGCACGCCCTGCCCGTTGACTCGACTGCCTGGCGGCATGGCATGTTGAGTGTGAACGACTGGCGCCTGGGCGACTTCCTCGAAGAGCTGGGGCGTTATCGGCCAGGGGTGTTGCGCTGCGCCTCGTCGATCCAGGCCATGAGCATATCCGGCGCATTCCGCATCGACGACACCGATATCGCCTTGGCCAACCTGCCAAAAACACTGCCCGTGAAGCTGCGCTACCTCAGCCGCTATTGGGTGAGTGTGGAACCCGCCTGA
- a CDS encoding efflux transporter outer membrane subunit: MPLLPSFPFPARFAVLAILGVLAACTRQPAPAEPPAALLANPLANVPAGVSRQPLPQQWWALFQDPQLNHWVQQALAHNQDLAQAEANVQAMLAGIGEFDARRWPSTSMDFAATYGKSADDQTLAEATDSHAPSQWQFNPGIELAYQVDVWGQVRAAIERARAQAEASAAALDLVRLQVVAQTSRAYLDQCIYTARLDEAKQSLQTLDHSVQLSERQRQAGVATALDSERLLGLREQVRAQLPMLAAGRQMALYELGMLSGQASLADTATCTTIPTLSAPLPAGDGWHLLERRPDVRQAERELQAATLETDIVRADLYPKVSFGASLTSSDHHLANLGDSRAVMFGIGPLIRWEFPNMKANRARVGKAEALQQAQVAHYHGMALSALKDVRQALARYDGERQRLQALDAALAHSQRGYALAQGNYRAGTLDGLALLDSERELIRLRASHVEARGRLAQAQVNLFRALGGRW; the protein is encoded by the coding sequence ATGCCCTTACTGCCTTCATTTCCCTTCCCTGCCCGGTTTGCCGTACTCGCCATACTCGGCGTGCTGGCGGCGTGCACCCGGCAACCCGCACCTGCCGAGCCACCCGCAGCGCTGCTGGCCAACCCGCTGGCGAATGTGCCGGCGGGTGTCAGCCGGCAACCATTGCCCCAACAATGGTGGGCGCTGTTCCAGGACCCGCAACTTAACCACTGGGTACAGCAAGCCCTGGCGCACAATCAGGACCTGGCCCAGGCCGAAGCCAATGTGCAGGCCATGCTGGCGGGGATAGGCGAGTTCGATGCCAGGCGCTGGCCGTCAACCTCGATGGACTTTGCCGCCACCTATGGCAAGAGCGCCGATGACCAGACCCTGGCCGAGGCGACCGACAGCCACGCGCCGTCGCAATGGCAATTCAACCCAGGCATCGAGTTGGCCTATCAGGTGGATGTCTGGGGCCAGGTGCGTGCTGCCATCGAGCGCGCCCGGGCCCAGGCCGAAGCCAGCGCTGCGGCGCTGGACCTGGTGCGCCTGCAAGTGGTCGCCCAGACCAGCCGCGCCTACCTCGACCAGTGCATCTACACGGCGCGCCTGGACGAGGCTAAGCAGTCCCTGCAAACCCTCGACCACAGCGTGCAACTGAGCGAACGCCAGCGCCAGGCCGGCGTGGCCACTGCCCTCGACAGCGAGCGCCTGCTGGGCTTACGGGAACAAGTGCGGGCGCAGCTGCCGATGCTCGCAGCCGGGCGGCAGATGGCGCTTTACGAACTTGGCATGCTCAGTGGCCAGGCCTCGCTGGCCGACACCGCCACTTGCACAACCATCCCCACGCTGTCGGCGCCGCTACCGGCCGGCGATGGTTGGCATTTGCTCGAACGCCGGCCGGATGTGCGCCAGGCAGAACGGGAACTGCAGGCTGCCACCCTGGAAACCGACATCGTCCGGGCCGACCTGTATCCGAAGGTCAGCTTCGGCGCTTCGCTGACCTCCTCGGACCATCACCTGGCCAACCTCGGCGACAGCCGCGCGGTGATGTTCGGCATTGGCCCGCTGATCCGTTGGGAGTTTCCGAATATGAAAGCCAACCGCGCGAGGGTCGGCAAAGCCGAGGCGTTGCAGCAGGCGCAGGTTGCCCATTACCACGGTATGGCGCTGAGCGCGCTCAAGGACGTGCGCCAGGCCCTTGCACGCTATGACGGTGAGCGGCAGCGGTTGCAGGCACTGGATGCAGCCCTGGCGCACAGCCAGCGCGGCTATGCCCTGGCCCAGGGCAACTACCGCGCCGGCACCTTGGACGGGCTGGCCTTGCTCGACAGCGAGCGAGAACTGATCCGCCTGCGGGCCAGCCACGTAGAAGCCCGAGGGCGGCTGGCGCAGGCACAGGTCAACCTGTTCCGCGCCCTGGGCGGGCGGTGGTAG
- a CDS encoding DUF3077 domain-containing protein gives MKKLVPDPQDLLRVQPGIPIDDAYEQVSILLSYIKHLLREGDMEDDHKFLGAADYLTALAKALMNEVELTKNTLR, from the coding sequence ATGAAAAAGCTCGTCCCCGATCCACAGGATCTGCTGCGGGTCCAGCCCGGCATTCCTATCGATGATGCCTATGAGCAAGTTTCGATCCTGCTGAGCTACATCAAGCATCTGCTGCGCGAAGGCGATATGGAGGACGACCACAAATTCCTGGGCGCCGCCGATTACCTCACGGCGTTGGCCAAGGCATTGATGAACGAAGTCGAACTGACCAAAAATACCTTGCGCTGA
- a CDS encoding TonB-dependent siderophore receptor: MPHLHPTPATKLSQAVRLVLFGMSLASAPGLLLMPAQAMAQSQTAYHVAAGPLGNAITQFGVQAGVTISFDTAQTRHLSSAGLEGSYSIEEGLVRLLANSGLQAQRQGNGGYVLMPANNGAAMELGPLNIDANRLDATSEGTQSYTARAVTIGKGVHTLKETPQSVTVMTRKMLDDQNLNTLEQVLDKTPGITVYDSPMGGKYFYSRGFNLDGQYQYDGVPLDVGGNYVQANSFSSDMAFYDRVEILKGAAGMMKGSGSSAGGVNFVRKRGQEKATTTVTLSAGSWDNYRGQVDVGGPLNESGTVRGRAVASLQDRQYFYDTAKRQDQILYGAIDWDVTADTTLGFGLAYEDVDATPCYSGLPRYANGSDLKLSRSTCLGASWNDLQSQRITGFADLKHRFNDDWTLNFASIYTHNTQDIEYAYSEGTVPVGASTASMNVRAGRFDYDQDDYGFDSYVDGKFEAFGLQHELIIGANASRQKTHDYFALMLLNAKQDPFNPTSNFPHPSKGDYLVNPSRGGSVPTDSTTTQYGTYANLRLKLAEPLTLVLGARVSWYRNKSDSYTQLYDYWVNNRSQENGQVTPFAAVLYDLNEQWTAYASYADIFQPQSDKVNAERQSLQPKTGANYEIGIKGELLDGALNTSFNLFRTVEKHRAETDYNEACPSGDGYCYTDSGKVRAQGFEAEISGSPIERLQLLAGYTYTQTKYLNTIEDSDPTELTFTSSFIPRHMLKVWGDYQLGGALERFTVGAGLNSQSENFRTTGTTRVEQAGYTVWNGRVQYRIDPNWTVALNGNNLFDKKYYATIGAPAWGNFYGEPRNFMVTLQGTF, from the coding sequence ATGCCTCACCTGCACCCTACCCCTGCAACCAAGCTGAGCCAGGCCGTGCGCCTGGTGCTGTTCGGCATGTCCCTGGCCAGCGCGCCGGGCCTGCTGCTGATGCCTGCCCAGGCCATGGCCCAAAGCCAGACCGCCTACCACGTCGCCGCTGGCCCGCTGGGCAATGCCATCACCCAGTTCGGCGTGCAGGCGGGCGTGACCATTTCGTTCGACACCGCCCAGACCCGCCACTTGAGCAGCGCCGGCCTGGAAGGCAGCTACAGCATCGAGGAAGGGCTGGTGCGGCTGTTGGCCAATAGCGGCTTGCAGGCACAACGCCAGGGCAATGGCGGCTACGTGCTGATGCCTGCCAACAACGGCGCGGCCATGGAACTGGGCCCACTGAACATCGATGCCAACCGGCTGGACGCCACCAGCGAGGGCACCCAATCGTACACGGCACGTGCAGTAACCATCGGCAAAGGCGTGCACACGCTGAAGGAAACCCCGCAGTCGGTCACCGTGATGACCCGCAAGATGCTCGACGACCAGAACCTCAATACGCTGGAACAGGTGCTGGACAAGACCCCGGGCATCACCGTGTACGACTCGCCCATGGGCGGCAAGTACTTCTACTCCCGTGGTTTCAACCTGGACGGCCAGTACCAGTATGACGGCGTGCCGCTGGACGTGGGCGGCAACTACGTGCAGGCCAACAGCTTTTCCAGCGACATGGCGTTCTACGACCGCGTCGAAATCCTCAAGGGCGCGGCGGGCATGATGAAGGGCTCCGGCTCCTCCGCCGGCGGCGTCAACTTCGTACGCAAGCGTGGCCAGGAAAAGGCCACCACCACCGTCACCCTGTCTGCCGGCAGCTGGGACAACTACCGCGGCCAAGTAGATGTAGGCGGCCCGCTGAACGAGTCGGGCACCGTGCGCGGGCGCGCCGTGGCCTCGCTGCAGGACCGTCAGTACTTCTATGACACGGCCAAGCGCCAGGACCAGATACTGTACGGTGCCATCGACTGGGACGTCACCGCCGACACCACCCTTGGCTTTGGCCTGGCCTACGAGGATGTCGATGCCACACCGTGCTATTCCGGCCTGCCACGCTACGCCAATGGCAGTGACCTGAAGCTGTCGCGCTCTACCTGCCTGGGGGCCAGCTGGAACGACCTGCAAAGCCAGCGTATTACCGGTTTTGCCGACCTCAAGCACCGCTTCAATGATGACTGGACGCTGAACTTCGCCTCGATCTACACCCACAACACCCAGGACATCGAATACGCCTACTCCGAAGGTACGGTGCCGGTCGGCGCCAGCACCGCCAGCATGAACGTGCGCGCCGGCCGCTTCGACTACGACCAGGACGACTACGGCTTCGATAGCTATGTCGATGGCAAGTTCGAGGCGTTCGGCTTGCAGCACGAGCTGATCATCGGCGCCAACGCCAGCCGGCAGAAAACCCATGATTACTTCGCGTTGATGCTGCTGAACGCCAAGCAGGACCCATTCAACCCAACCTCGAACTTCCCACACCCGTCCAAAGGCGATTATCTGGTCAACCCGAGCCGCGGTGGCAGCGTGCCAACCGATTCCACCACCACCCAATATGGCACTTACGCCAACCTGCGGCTGAAGCTGGCAGAGCCGCTGACCCTGGTGCTGGGCGCACGGGTCAGCTGGTACCGCAACAAGAGCGACTCCTATACCCAGCTCTACGATTACTGGGTGAACAACCGCAGCCAGGAAAACGGTCAGGTTACGCCATTTGCCGCCGTGCTGTACGACCTCAACGAGCAGTGGACCGCCTACGCCAGCTACGCCGACATCTTCCAGCCGCAGAGCGACAAGGTGAACGCCGAGCGGCAGTCGCTTCAGCCCAAGACCGGTGCAAACTACGAGATTGGCATCAAGGGCGAACTGCTTGATGGCGCATTGAACACTTCGTTCAACCTGTTCCGTACGGTAGAGAAACACCGTGCGGAAACCGACTACAACGAAGCCTGCCCGTCAGGCGACGGGTATTGCTACACCGACAGCGGCAAGGTCCGTGCCCAGGGTTTCGAGGCCGAGATCAGCGGCTCGCCAATCGAGCGGCTGCAGCTGCTGGCGGGTTACACCTACACCCAGACCAAGTACCTGAATACCATCGAAGACAGCGACCCCACCGAGCTGACCTTCACCTCCAGCTTCATCCCGCGGCACATGCTCAAGGTATGGGGTGACTACCAGCTGGGCGGTGCACTGGAGCGCTTCACCGTCGGCGCCGGCCTGAACAGCCAGAGCGAGAACTTCCGCACCACCGGCACTACCCGCGTCGAGCAGGCAGGCTACACCGTATGGAACGGCCGCGTGCAGTACCGCATCGACCCGAACTGGACAGTCGCGCTAAACGGCAACAACCTGTTCGACAAGAAGTACTACGCCACCATCGGTGCGCCGGCGTGGGGCAATTTCTATGGTGAGCCACGCAATTTCATGGTGACCTTGCAAGGCACGTTCTAA
- a CDS encoding AraC family transcriptional regulator produces MQALEMDYGHGEEVASHCHAEDQLIYAASGVMRVSSEGGSWVIPGGHALWMPAGVSHAIRMEGVVCMRTLLLEARIERCQVIVVTGLLHELILAASRMLDLRDGEHVRALIRLELATARRIDAFVPLPHQAKLRAWCERFLQAPAQDLTLEQCGAQLNMSARSVARLFQREVGMSYGEWRARARVMLSQQCLADGQPILNVALEHGYQSASAFAAMFKRILGYAPSDWQNSTARGY; encoded by the coding sequence ATGCAAGCATTGGAAATGGACTACGGACACGGCGAAGAAGTGGCCAGCCACTGCCACGCCGAAGATCAGCTGATCTACGCCGCCAGCGGCGTCATGCGGGTCAGCAGCGAAGGCGGTAGCTGGGTGATCCCTGGCGGGCATGCGTTGTGGATGCCCGCCGGGGTCAGCCATGCCATCCGCATGGAAGGCGTGGTCTGCATGCGGACCTTGCTGCTCGAAGCACGTATCGAGCGCTGCCAGGTCATCGTGGTAACCGGCCTGCTGCACGAACTGATCCTGGCTGCGTCACGCATGCTCGACCTGCGTGACGGCGAGCACGTGCGGGCACTGATCCGGCTTGAGTTGGCCACTGCCAGGCGCATCGATGCCTTTGTGCCGTTGCCGCACCAGGCGAAACTGCGCGCCTGGTGCGAGCGTTTCCTGCAGGCCCCGGCCCAGGACCTGACGCTGGAACAATGCGGCGCGCAACTGAACATGAGTGCCCGCAGCGTGGCACGGCTGTTCCAGCGTGAGGTGGGCATGTCGTATGGCGAATGGCGCGCCCGTGCCCGGGTGATGCTCAGCCAGCAATGCCTGGCCGATGGCCAACCGATCCTGAACGTGGCGCTGGAGCACGGCTACCAGAGCGCCAGCGCCTTTGCCGCCATGTTCAAGCGCATCCTCGGCTACGCGCCGAGTGATTGGCAAAACAGTACCGCGCGCGGGTACTGA
- a CDS encoding acetyltransferase, which produces MIIRQGIAADFPQLLDIWLRAVRATHHFLQPSDIDALLPQLQDVYFPAVELWVAVDTDDQPLGFIGFNENHVEMLFVDPERHGQGIGRALLDFGRQSRNAMSVDVNEQNPQATGFYEHYGFVQTGRSPLDGEGRPFPLLHMSLPTKT; this is translated from the coding sequence ATGATCATTCGCCAAGGCATTGCTGCAGACTTCCCGCAGCTGCTCGACATCTGGCTGCGCGCCGTACGCGCCACACACCACTTTCTGCAACCGTCCGACATCGACGCGCTGTTGCCACAGCTGCAAGACGTGTACTTTCCGGCCGTCGAGCTGTGGGTTGCAGTAGATACCGATGACCAGCCGTTGGGCTTCATCGGTTTCAATGAAAACCACGTGGAAATGCTCTTCGTCGACCCCGAGCGACATGGCCAGGGTATTGGCCGTGCGCTGCTGGATTTTGGCCGCCAGTCGCGTAACGCGATGAGTGTCGATGTCAACGAGCAGAACCCCCAGGCAACAGGGTTCTACGAGCACTACGGCTTCGTCCAGACCGGCCGCTCGCCGCTGGATGGCGAAGGCCGGCCGTTCCCCTTGCTGCATATGAGCTTGCCCACCAAGACATGA
- a CDS encoding HlyD family secretion protein, protein MNVAVEQTAPAETEPRAKARSRRRLAYTASGSLAAIALLAFTSYWLTTGRYLETTDDAYVRADWVALSPRVAGYVAEVAVADDQPVKAGDVLVRLQSRDYRARLDQARAGVAEAQAALIAAQARQQVASERINQQQQAILQAEAAMRSATAEQRRSDLDMQRYRGLVRDEAATVQRLETASAHATQAQAALQGAQAALRQQRSQLAMAKARSAQGNAELQQRAAALTRAQARQQLAEQDEQDTVIRAPITGVVGQRRVRAGQYVVPGQPLLAVVPLQQAYVVANFKETQLANMRPGQPVEIRVDSFVSQPLRGHVASFSPASGNVFALLPSDNATGNFTKIVQRFPVRILLDTPLDGPQVLPGMSVVSTVDTRPAEVADGH, encoded by the coding sequence ATGAATGTCGCCGTAGAACAAACCGCACCAGCCGAAACTGAACCGCGGGCCAAAGCCAGATCCCGTCGCCGCCTGGCCTACACCGCCAGCGGTAGCCTGGCAGCAATCGCCCTGCTGGCCTTCACCAGCTACTGGCTCACCACCGGCCGCTACCTGGAGACCACCGACGACGCCTACGTGCGCGCCGACTGGGTGGCCCTGAGCCCACGCGTGGCCGGTTACGTGGCCGAGGTCGCAGTGGCTGACGACCAGCCCGTGAAAGCCGGCGATGTACTGGTGCGCCTGCAAAGCCGCGACTACCGCGCCCGCCTCGACCAGGCACGGGCAGGTGTGGCCGAGGCCCAGGCGGCACTGATCGCCGCCCAGGCCCGCCAGCAGGTGGCCAGCGAGCGTATCAACCAGCAACAACAAGCCATCTTGCAGGCTGAAGCAGCCATGCGCAGTGCCACTGCCGAACAGCGGCGCAGTGACTTGGACATGCAACGCTACCGTGGCCTTGTGCGAGACGAGGCCGCGACCGTGCAGCGCCTGGAAACCGCCAGCGCCCATGCCACCCAGGCACAAGCCGCGCTGCAAGGTGCCCAGGCCGCGCTGCGCCAACAACGGTCACAACTGGCCATGGCCAAGGCCCGGTCAGCCCAGGGTAACGCCGAACTGCAACAGCGCGCGGCAGCGCTGACCCGCGCGCAGGCCCGCCAACAGTTGGCCGAGCAGGACGAACAGGACACCGTGATCCGCGCACCGATCACGGGCGTGGTCGGCCAACGCCGCGTACGTGCCGGCCAGTACGTGGTGCCGGGCCAGCCGCTGCTGGCCGTGGTACCCCTGCAGCAGGCCTATGTGGTGGCCAATTTCAAGGAAACCCAGTTGGCCAACATGCGCCCGGGGCAGCCGGTAGAAATCCGCGTCGACAGCTTCGTCAGCCAGCCACTGCGCGGCCATGTGGCCAGCTTTTCGCCAGCGTCCGGCAATGTCTTCGCACTGCTGCCGTCGGACAATGCCACCGGCAACTTCACCAAGATTGTCCAGCGCTTCCCGGTGCGTATTCTGCTGGACACACCGCTGGATGGCCCGCAGGTACTGCCCGGCATGTCCGTGGTGAGCACGGTCGACACGCGCCCCGCAGAGGTGGCCGATGGGCACTGA